The Enterococcus sp. 7F3_DIV0205 genome has a window encoding:
- the xerC gene encoding tyrosine recombinase XerC, whose protein sequence is MQKKKWPELFLDYLIVERGYSEKTKIAYEEDIMNFFDFLKNSGEPDYLKVDHLDIRTYLSFLYDKEYSRNSISRKIASLRSFYQFLLKNEAIKENPFSYVHMKKKQLRLPRFFYEKEMDALFESAKGTKPLDLRNQALLEILYGTGIRVSECTNLTLQSIDFSANVLLIHGKGNKDRYVPFGSFAEDALKEYLENGRAVLMDKYQQEHAFVFVNHHGAQITPTGVEYILNQLIKKSTLNSDIHPHMLRHTFATHLLNNGADMRTVQELLGHSDLSTTQIYAHVTKESLQKNYRTFHPRA, encoded by the coding sequence ATGCAGAAAAAAAAATGGCCAGAATTATTTTTAGATTATTTAATTGTTGAACGTGGGTATTCTGAAAAGACTAAAATCGCTTATGAAGAAGACATTATGAACTTTTTTGATTTTTTAAAGAATTCTGGAGAGCCAGATTACTTGAAGGTGGATCATTTAGATATTCGAACCTATCTTAGTTTTCTCTACGACAAAGAATACAGCCGAAATTCTATAAGTAGAAAAATTGCCAGTTTACGATCTTTTTATCAATTTTTACTTAAAAATGAAGCAATCAAGGAAAATCCCTTTTCCTATGTCCATATGAAGAAAAAACAATTACGCCTTCCTCGCTTCTTCTATGAAAAAGAAATGGATGCTTTATTCGAAAGTGCTAAAGGAACGAAACCGTTAGATTTGAGAAATCAAGCATTGTTAGAAATTCTTTATGGAACTGGTATCCGTGTAAGTGAATGTACAAACTTAACTTTACAATCAATTGATTTTTCTGCCAATGTATTGTTGATTCACGGAAAAGGGAATAAAGACCGTTATGTGCCTTTTGGCTCTTTCGCTGAAGATGCATTGAAAGAGTACTTAGAAAACGGACGGGCCGTCTTGATGGACAAATATCAGCAAGAACATGCCTTTGTCTTTGTAAATCATCACGGGGCACAAATCACGCCAACAGGAGTTGAATACATTTTAAATCAACTTATTAAAAAAAGTACATTAAATAGCGATATTCATCCTCACATGTTGCGCCATACATTTGCAACCCATTTATTAAACAATGGTGCTGACATGCGAACAGTTCAAGAACTATTGGGACACTCTGATTTATCTACTACGCAGATTTATGCCCATGTAACAAAAGAAAGCTTACAAAAAAATTATCGAACATTTCATCCTCGTGCATAA
- the hslV gene encoding HslVU peptidase proteolytic subunit, with product MVESQFHSTTICAVEKDGKFAMAGDGQVTMGESVVMKGTAKKVRRIYNDEVVVGFAGSVADAFTLEEKFEGKLNEYNGNLTRAAVELAQEWRTQQSMQKLEAMLIVMNDKEMLLVSGTGEVITPDDGILAIGSGGNFALSAARAMKHYGDKEMSAKEIAKNALNIAADICVFTNHNIIVEEL from the coding sequence ATGGTTGAATCACAATTTCATTCAACAACGATTTGTGCTGTTGAAAAAGACGGGAAATTTGCAATGGCTGGTGATGGCCAAGTAACAATGGGCGAATCTGTTGTTATGAAAGGGACTGCTAAAAAAGTCCGCAGAATCTACAATGATGAAGTTGTTGTCGGATTTGCTGGAAGTGTAGCAGATGCTTTTACATTAGAAGAAAAATTTGAAGGTAAGTTAAACGAATACAATGGAAATCTAACTCGTGCTGCAGTTGAGTTGGCTCAAGAATGGCGGACTCAGCAATCTATGCAAAAATTAGAAGCGATGTTGATCGTTATGAACGATAAAGAAATGCTGTTAGTTTCGGGCACGGGAGAAGTAATCACTCCAGACGATGGCATTTTAGCAATCGGTTCTGGCGGTAACTTTGCATTATCTGCAGCACGTGCTATGAAACATTACGGAGACAAAGAAATGTCTGCAAAAGAAATCGCTAAAAATGCATTAAACATTGCCGCAGATATCTGCGTCTTTACAAATCACAACATTATTGTAGAAGAATTGTAA
- the hslU gene encoding ATP-dependent protease ATPase subunit HslU, which translates to MNELNKTPREIVKELDEYIIGQETAKKSVAVALRNRYRRLQLEEKMQQDVTPKNMLMIGPTGVGKTEIARRLAKIVNAPFIKVEATKFTEVGYVGRDVESMVRDLVEQAIQIVEKQQYSRVYSQALKKANNRLVKVLVPGIKKEQKQTSNNQFEQMMQMFNSTQQPQETQEEVTEEIKVNRKTILEQLEKGLLNNREVTIEIEEPKKTMPAMNAGMEQMGIDLNETLGALSPKKKVERTVTVKEAQELLVKEESAKIVKDADIHSEAIRLAESSGIIFIDEFDKITSKSQQNSGEVSREGVQRDILPIVEGSQVNTKYGPIQTDHILFIASGAFHLSKPSDLIPELQGRFPIRVELDDLTAEDFVRILTEPNNALIKQYIALIGTENVTVIFTKEAIERIANIAFNVNRDTDNIGARRLHTILERLLEDLLFEAPDMQMGEITITEAYVNEKLNSIVQNEDLSRYIL; encoded by the coding sequence ATGAATGAATTGAATAAAACACCGAGAGAAATTGTGAAAGAATTAGATGAATATATTATTGGACAAGAAACAGCTAAAAAATCAGTTGCAGTCGCTTTAAGAAATAGATATCGTCGCTTGCAACTTGAAGAAAAAATGCAGCAAGATGTAACACCTAAAAATATGCTGATGATCGGACCCACGGGTGTAGGAAAGACAGAGATTGCTAGACGTTTAGCGAAAATTGTGAATGCACCTTTTATAAAAGTTGAAGCAACTAAGTTTACAGAAGTCGGCTATGTTGGTCGAGATGTGGAATCCATGGTTCGTGACTTAGTTGAACAGGCTATACAAATCGTGGAAAAACAACAATACAGCCGCGTTTACTCACAAGCTTTAAAAAAAGCAAATAATCGATTGGTAAAAGTGCTAGTACCAGGAATTAAAAAAGAGCAAAAACAAACATCAAACAATCAGTTTGAACAAATGATGCAAATGTTCAACAGTACACAACAACCTCAAGAAACACAAGAAGAAGTAACTGAGGAAATCAAAGTTAACCGTAAGACGATTCTTGAGCAACTCGAAAAAGGGTTATTAAATAATCGTGAAGTCACTATCGAAATCGAAGAACCTAAAAAAACAATGCCTGCTATGAATGCTGGTATGGAACAGATGGGAATAGATCTAAACGAAACTTTAGGAGCTCTATCTCCTAAGAAAAAAGTGGAGCGAACTGTCACAGTGAAAGAAGCTCAAGAATTATTAGTAAAAGAAGAATCTGCAAAAATCGTCAAAGATGCCGATATTCATAGTGAGGCAATTCGTTTAGCCGAAAGTAGCGGAATTATTTTCATAGATGAGTTTGATAAAATCACTTCCAAAAGCCAACAAAATTCGGGTGAAGTTTCTCGTGAAGGAGTCCAACGTGATATTTTACCTATTGTTGAAGGTTCACAAGTCAATACAAAATACGGTCCAATTCAAACGGATCACATATTATTTATCGCATCCGGAGCATTTCATTTATCTAAACCAAGTGACTTGATCCCTGAATTACAAGGTCGTTTCCCAATTCGTGTTGAATTAGACGATCTAACAGCTGAAGATTTTGTAAGAATCTTAACAGAACCGAATAACGCCTTGATCAAGCAATATATTGCTTTGATCGGTACTGAGAATGTCACAGTAATCTTTACGAAAGAAGCCATCGAGCGAATCGCCAATATTGCGTTTAACGTTAACCGTGACACTGATAATATCGGAGCTCGTCGTCTGCATACGATTCTAGAACGTTTGTTGGAAGATTTGCTATTTGAAGCTCCTGATATGCAAATGGGTGAAATTACAATAACAGAAGCTTATGTAAATGAAAAATTAAATAGTATTGTTCAAAATGAAGATTTGAGCCGCTACATTCTTTAG